A region from the Natronocella acetinitrilica genome encodes:
- the adk gene encoding adenylate kinase, with protein MRIILLGPPGAGKGTQAAFICERYGIPQISTGDMLRAAVKAGTELGKAADKVMKSGGLVSDEIIIGLVKERIAEDDCANGFLFDGFPRTIAQADALRNEQIALDYVLELQVADEEIVSRMAGRRVHPGSGRVYHIEHNPPRVEGKDDETGESLVQRDDDREETVRKRLEVYHEQTKPLVDYYRKLAEGGAELAPSYVTVNGVGELAAVRERIVSALT; from the coding sequence ATGCGTATCATTCTATTGGGGCCGCCCGGCGCGGGCAAAGGCACCCAGGCAGCGTTCATTTGTGAGCGGTATGGAATTCCCCAGATTTCCACAGGGGACATGCTGCGCGCCGCCGTGAAGGCCGGGACGGAATTGGGCAAGGCTGCGGACAAGGTTATGAAGTCCGGTGGGCTTGTGTCCGACGAGATCATTATTGGCCTCGTCAAGGAACGCATTGCCGAAGACGACTGCGCCAACGGCTTCCTTTTCGACGGATTCCCGCGGACCATCGCCCAGGCAGATGCCCTGCGCAATGAGCAGATCGCCCTCGACTACGTGCTTGAGCTTCAGGTTGCGGATGAGGAAATCGTCAGCCGCATGGCGGGTCGGCGCGTGCATCCGGGTTCCGGTCGCGTCTACCATATCGAGCACAATCCGCCGCGGGTCGAAGGCAAGGACGACGAGACGGGCGAGTCGCTGGTTCAACGTGATGACGACCGCGAGGAGACCGTTCGCAAGCGCCTTGAAGTCTATCATGAACAAACCAAGCCCCTGGTTGATTACTACCGCAAACTCGCGGAGGGTGGCGCCGAACTGGCGCCGAGTTATGTCACGGTCAATGGTGTCGGCGAGCTTGCCGCCGTGCGAGAGCGCATTGTCAGTGCCCTGACCTGA
- a CDS encoding NRDE family protein codes for MCLVGLAVDMHPDFPVVLLGNRDEFHQRPTRAMHWWRAPRILAGRDLQAGGSWLAFAPDGRFATVTNYRDPDQGPAARSRGALVTQALSMDSQAFHRHLIEQGGAYGGYNLLWSDGEGCWYHSNRLDDVPRRLSRGVYGLSNGVLDTPWPKVAALKEALAEALETDTLSSSGCFGLLRDPRRPPDGSLPDTGVSLEWERLLSSAFIVSQAYGTRSSSAMIQRRNGRITVEERGFDPEGRETGRRLFRFGAA; via the coding sequence ATGTGTCTGGTCGGGCTTGCCGTCGACATGCACCCCGATTTCCCGGTGGTGCTGCTGGGTAACCGTGACGAGTTTCACCAGCGTCCGACCCGGGCCATGCATTGGTGGCGCGCACCGAGGATACTGGCAGGCCGTGATCTGCAGGCAGGGGGCAGTTGGCTGGCGTTCGCGCCCGACGGTCGTTTCGCCACCGTGACTAATTACCGTGATCCGGACCAGGGTCCGGCGGCTCGTTCTCGTGGCGCGCTGGTGACTCAGGCGTTGTCCATGGACTCACAGGCTTTCCATCGGCATCTGATCGAACAGGGGGGTGCCTACGGCGGCTACAACCTGCTCTGGTCCGATGGTGAGGGCTGCTGGTATCACTCCAACCGTCTTGATGATGTGCCCCGCCGCTTGAGCCGAGGTGTCTATGGCCTCAGTAACGGCGTCCTGGACACGCCCTGGCCCAAGGTCGCGGCACTAAAGGAAGCGCTGGCCGAAGCCCTGGAGACAGACACGCTTTCGTCCAGTGGTTGCTTCGGCTTGTTGCGCGACCCCCGGCGCCCGCCGGATGGAAGCCTGCCGGACACCGGTGTCAGCCTCGAGTGGGAACGGCTGCTTTCCTCCGCCTTCATTGTCAGCCAGGCCTACGGTACGCGTTCAAGCAGTGCGATGATCCAACGTCGAAATGGTCGGATCACTGTGGAAGAGCGCGGCTTCGACCCCGAAGGCCGGGAAACGGGGCGAAGGCTGTTCCGTTTCGGTGCCGCTTGA
- a CDS encoding pentapeptide repeat-containing protein, producing the protein MSVSPALADCNEEEPRPGARWHGCDLRDRDLTGADLSRGLLSRTTADGASFRDANLDNAVFSRASLDGADFSNARMRRTDMGSSSAVDAIFDGTELQGARLTSANVDRASFVGSDARGLRLNGASLVDAKFDRAQLQDARLDRADLSGASLLDANLSGATLGRATLRGADLRGADLSGADFTSADLEDARLEGANLRGANLSNANLTGANLTEADLTQARLAGANLTATVYDDAILDRTVWIDRRTCRRGSVGTCE; encoded by the coding sequence GTGAGCGTATCACCTGCCCTCGCCGACTGCAATGAAGAGGAACCACGGCCGGGAGCCCGCTGGCATGGCTGTGATCTGCGTGATCGAGACCTGACTGGCGCGGACCTCAGCCGCGGACTGCTGTCCCGCACGACGGCCGATGGCGCGTCTTTCCGCGACGCGAATCTCGACAACGCGGTATTCAGCAGGGCAAGTCTCGACGGCGCGGATTTCAGTAATGCCCGGATGCGACGCACGGACATGGGTAGCAGCAGTGCCGTGGATGCCATATTCGACGGAACGGAACTCCAGGGGGCGCGATTGACGTCGGCGAACGTGGATCGGGCAAGTTTTGTCGGTAGCGATGCCCGCGGACTCAGGCTGAACGGGGCGAGCCTGGTTGATGCGAAGTTCGATCGCGCGCAGCTCCAGGATGCACGGTTGGATCGTGCCGACCTGTCCGGGGCATCACTGCTGGACGCAAATCTGTCGGGCGCCACGCTCGGCCGGGCAACACTCAGGGGTGCAGACCTCCGCGGCGCCGATCTCAGTGGCGCTGACTTCACCAGTGCCGACCTGGAAGACGCGCGCCTTGAGGGTGCCAACCTGCGGGGTGCCAACCTGAGCAACGCCAACCTGACAGGCGCCAATCTCACGGAGGCCGACTTGACCCAGGCGCGCCTTGCCGGCGCGAACCTCACGGCGACCGTTTACGACGACGCGATACTCGACCGGACCGTGTGGATTGACCGTCGCACCTGCCGTCGGGGTTCAGTGGGGACCTGCGAATAA
- a CDS encoding NfeD family protein, whose translation MRRHLVIMLLLFAAFLVTGSQAEESQSRAYVLKVEGAIGPATSDYLIRGFERARSDGAGLIIIQMDTPGGLDTAMRDIIRQIMNSPIPVVSYVSPGGARAASAGTYIMYASHVAAMAPGTNLGAATPVQVGGPQPPGTDDSDDDDGNGNGDDAAVEENGEEAEESSGEGGDRSSREREGATAMERKMVNDAVAYIRELAETRGRNADWAERSVRDASSLGAREALEKNVIDLMADNIEDLLEAIDGRTVRVSTGETTISTEGMTLEYIDPDWRTELLSIITNPNVAYILMLVGVYGIIFELMNPGGIVPGVLGSICILVALFAFQALPINYAGMALMILGVAFMVAEAFAPSFGILGIGGLIAFALGSLLLIDTGVEAYQISLEVVLAVSALSLVIFLGISSMAVKSWRRRIASGAEAMVDETVLAVTDFVDGGGKVRFQGEVWNAECPVPVRRGDRLRINQVEGLRLHVEPANGASRDAVSS comes from the coding sequence ATGCGACGTCATCTTGTCATCATGCTGCTGTTGTTCGCGGCATTTCTGGTAACCGGCAGTCAGGCGGAAGAGTCCCAGAGCCGTGCCTACGTGCTGAAGGTCGAGGGTGCGATCGGGCCAGCCACCAGCGATTACCTGATTCGGGGCTTTGAGCGGGCACGGTCCGACGGCGCCGGGCTCATTATCATTCAGATGGATACGCCCGGCGGCCTCGATACCGCCATGCGGGACATCATCCGGCAGATCATGAATAGCCCGATCCCTGTGGTGAGCTATGTTTCGCCGGGCGGCGCGCGTGCCGCCAGCGCGGGCACTTACATCATGTATGCCTCCCATGTTGCAGCCATGGCACCCGGAACCAATCTGGGCGCGGCAACGCCGGTCCAGGTGGGCGGCCCGCAGCCACCGGGAACAGACGACAGCGATGACGACGACGGCAACGGCAACGGTGACGACGCCGCGGTCGAGGAGAATGGCGAGGAGGCCGAGGAATCGTCGGGTGAGGGCGGAGATCGCTCTTCCCGAGAGCGGGAGGGTGCCACGGCGATGGAGCGCAAGATGGTCAATGATGCCGTCGCCTACATTCGCGAACTCGCTGAGACACGCGGCCGCAATGCAGATTGGGCAGAGCGGTCCGTTCGTGACGCTTCCAGCCTCGGAGCCCGGGAAGCGTTGGAGAAAAACGTCATCGACCTGATGGCGGATAACATCGAAGACTTGCTTGAGGCTATCGATGGGCGGACCGTCCGGGTCTCCACCGGTGAGACCACCATCTCCACTGAAGGCATGACCCTGGAATACATTGATCCGGACTGGCGGACCGAGTTGCTCTCGATCATCACCAACCCCAATGTCGCCTACATCCTGATGCTGGTGGGCGTGTACGGCATCATCTTCGAACTGATGAACCCCGGTGGCATCGTGCCAGGTGTGCTAGGCAGCATCTGCATTCTGGTGGCCTTATTCGCTTTCCAGGCCCTGCCCATCAATTATGCAGGCATGGCGCTGATGATATTGGGCGTAGCGTTCATGGTGGCGGAGGCGTTTGCCCCCAGTTTCGGCATACTCGGTATCGGTGGTTTAATAGCCTTTGCACTTGGCTCGCTGCTGTTGATTGACACCGGGGTTGAGGCCTACCAGATTTCCCTCGAAGTGGTTCTGGCCGTCTCCGCCCTGAGCCTGGTGATTTTCCTTGGCATCAGTTCCATGGCCGTCAAATCCTGGCGACGGCGAATCGCCTCTGGTGCCGAGGCCATGGTTGATGAAACCGTGCTGGCGGTCACCGACTTTGTGGATGGCGGCGGCAAGGTTCGCTTCCAGGGTGAAGTCTGGAATGCGGAATGTCCGGTTCCGGTGCGCCGTGGGGATCGCCTGCGGATCAACCAGGTCGAGGGGCTGCGACTGCACGTCGAGCCGGCCAACGGGGCATCCCGGGACGCGGTTTCTTCCTGA
- the pdxH gene encoding pyridoxamine 5'-phosphate oxidase: MILPDEAVRRFREVFDLARADAVPEHNAMTLATARADGRPSARTVLLKAMDEQGFVFYTNKQSRKGEQMLANAHAALCFHWAPLGRQVLVEGSVEPVSDEESDAYFASRPRLSQIGAWASRQSQPLDGPEQLEAQVKDVEVRFEGQKVPRPPHWGGFRVRPRMIEFWTSREGRLHVRDRYEMDDSDRWSHFYLNP, translated from the coding sequence ATGATCCTGCCGGATGAGGCTGTACGTCGTTTTCGTGAGGTTTTTGATCTGGCCAGGGCCGACGCAGTGCCGGAGCACAACGCCATGACACTGGCCACGGCGCGGGCTGACGGCCGGCCATCAGCGCGTACGGTGCTGCTCAAGGCCATGGATGAGCAGGGCTTCGTCTTCTATACCAACAAGCAGAGTCGAAAGGGCGAGCAAATGCTTGCAAACGCGCATGCGGCCTTGTGCTTCCACTGGGCACCATTGGGTCGGCAGGTACTGGTGGAAGGCTCTGTGGAGCCTGTCAGCGACGAGGAGTCCGATGCCTACTTTGCCAGTCGTCCACGGCTGAGTCAGATCGGTGCCTGGGCGTCCCGGCAGTCGCAACCGCTCGATGGACCGGAGCAGTTGGAGGCGCAGGTCAAGGACGTGGAGGTGCGCTTCGAGGGGCAGAAGGTCCCCCGGCCGCCCCACTGGGGCGGATTCCGGGTCCGTCCCCGCATGATCGAGTTCTGGACTTCACGGGAGGGCCGCCTGCACGTGCGGGATCGATACGAGATGGACGACAGTGATCGCTGGTCCCATTTCTATCTGAACCCGTAG